Proteins encoded in a region of the Ornithodoros turicata isolate Travis chromosome 3, ASM3712646v1, whole genome shotgun sequence genome:
- the LOC135389387 gene encoding uncharacterized protein LOC135389387, giving the protein MKNEVKRVVPNMKTVSDTMKTTFRQRRQWILENHPSVREVLAEYPALALPDMLHQEFHLITGLDADKKLLDVLNATGERCIEMLRSRRLARESLEDFQSELDSLTGDAQKYCFAVGVLSFLPRLVKEKPAFLKGGGAYPCLLYHGEKIYEAENIKVQFEDFEIEVLDIVSGVASLIEVYWVFDMQYSPDNKRTLGVLEYLFGLKHTPLGALAQRIEPQRRNVTQGQKRRLFLDAQDHNRLLKGIDSSDDKEVGLKKQVKELQQKYQRIKKQNDVLRKNI; this is encoded by the exons ATGAAGAACGAAGTAAAGCGCGTTGTGCCAAACATGAAGACAGTTAGCGACACTATGAAGACAACCTTCCGGCAGAGGCGTCAGTGGATTTTAGAGAATCATCCATCCGTGAGAGAAGTCCTGGCTGAGTACCCAGCACTCGCATTGCCAGATATG CTCCACCAGGAATTCCATTTAATCACTGGGCTGGATGCAGATAAGAAGCTACTTGATGTCCTGAATGCCACAGGAGAAAGATGCATAGAAATGTTAAGGTCCCGTCGCCTTGCAAGAGAAAGCTTAGAAGACTTCCAGTCCGAACTTGACAGCCTGACTGGTGACGCTCAAAAGT ACTGTTTCGCGGTTGGGGTGCTCAGCTTCCTTCCAAGACTTGTTAAGGAGAAGCCAGCTTTCTTGAAGGGTGGT GGTGCCTATCCGTGCTTGCTGTACCATGGTGAGAAGATATATGAAGCTGAAAACATCAAGGTCCAGTTTGAAGACTTCGAAATTGAAGTTCTCGACATCGTCAGCGGCGTGGCATCATTGATAGAAGTGTATTGGGTATTTGATATGCAATATTCCCCAGATAATAAAAGGACGTTAGGTGTGCTTGAGTACCTTTTTGGTCTCAAGCACACACCTTTAGGTGCTCTAGCACAAAGAATT GAGCCTCAGCGAAGAAATGTTACACAGGGGCAGAAACGAAGACTTTTCCTGGATGCACAGGATCATAATCGTCTCCTAAAGGGCATTGATTCCTCGGACGATAAGGAAGTAGGACTTAAGAAGCAAGTGAAGGAACTTCAACAAAAATATCAAAGGATAAAGAAGCAAAACGACGTCTTGAGAAAAAACATTTAA